TCGCATAGCGCTTGTTTTTTTCAAATGTAAGTGAAATATTTTTGAGTGCAAATGACCCATTTTTTACACTTAAATTTTGAATTTCTAGCTTTGAGTCAAAATTTTTCTTTGTGATTTTTGATTCTATTTTTGATTCTGAGAGCAAGTCAAAAACTTTATTTTTTACATCTTTTACAGTTTCTATAGTGGTAAAGCAATAGAGAACTTCTTCTAATGGTTCGATGAAGCTATTTATAAATCCAAGTGTAGCTATACATGTACCTATAGAAATTTCACCTCGATTGAGAAGTATGATTACCATTATAAATCCAAGCAATTGAACAATGGTGCGAGTTAGTCTATTTATTGCAAGTGATATAGATTTATTTTTACCATAGTTGTATCTGCTTTGGCGTGTCATAGATAGTGCTTTTTCATTTTCTTTTATTATATTTTTTTCATTTCTAGTATTAATTTCTCGAAATCCATTGAAAAAATCATATATGAGATTTGTATAGTTTCCTAGTTTTTCAACAAATACAAGTCTTTTAGATGCAGTTTTAGCACCAGTATACTTAGGAAGTACTGCTGAAATTAAAGAAGATACAAATACTACAGAAGCGATTCGCCAGTCTATACCTACAAACATAACTATTCCAAATACTATTATTTTGATCATTTGGTTTATAGCGCTTACTATAGGTGTAAGATAATCTTGTTCTATTTGCATTATATCGTTGCTCTGTATAGATACATATTCTGAGATATCCCTTTGGTGAAATTTGATATCATCGTATCTCATAATTGCACTAAAATAATCACTTTTTATTAGATTTTCAAATTTTACTGCATATTTCCAAATAAATATCATTTGAAGATAGGATGCTCCTACTGACACAAATGATAGAACGCAAAAAAGAACGATAAGCGTAAATAGTGCATTGGTGCTATGTGTAGAAGTCTTTGCTATTAAATCAAATATTACCTTTGGAAGATATGCAAGCGCTGCTAGAGATAATGATTCTACAATAGAAAATAAAATTTGAAGAAGAATTTCAAATTTTATTTTAAAAATATATTTTTTCAAAATAAAACCCCCTCAGTAATAAATAATATCACCGAGAGAGTTTAGTAACAACAGTAAATTTTAAATATAGTTTTTTTATACTTAGTAATTAAGTAAGCGTAGTTATTTAAGCAATTTGTTTGCTTTGCTTTTCCTCACTTATCAAAAGTTTTAGTTTATTTAGCGAAGGAATAAACAATACCATAGTGAGAGCTAATGTAAGTATATCTGCAACGGGTTGAGATACATATATTCCAGTCATTTCAAACCATTTTGGAAGTATGAGTATTGCTGGAATGAGGAAAATACCTTGCCTAGCTAGCGATAGAAGTAATGCAGGCATACCTCGTCCGATTGCTTGATAATAAGCGCTTATTACATTTGTATAAGCCATCAAAATAGTTGAAAAAGCATAGTATACTAAGAATTCAGATCCCATTGACATAACAGTTTCTGTAG
This Tissierellales bacterium DNA region includes the following protein-coding sequences:
- a CDS encoding ABC transporter ATP-binding protein/permease; this encodes MKKYIFKIKFEILLQILFSIVESLSLAALAYLPKVIFDLIAKTSTHSTNALFTLIVLFCVLSFVSVGASYLQMIFIWKYAVKFENLIKSDYFSAIMRYDDIKFHQRDISEYVSIQSNDIMQIEQDYLTPIVSAINQMIKIIVFGIVMFVGIDWRIASVVFVSSLISAVLPKYTGAKTASKRLVFVEKLGNYTNLIYDFFNGFREINTRNEKNIIKENEKALSMTRQSRYNYGKNKSISLAINRLTRTIVQLLGFIMVIILLNRGEISIGTCIATLGFINSFIEPLEEVLYCFTTIETVKDVKNKVFDLLSESKIESKITKKNFDSKLEIQNLSVKNGSFALKNISLTFEKNKRYAIVGHNGCGKSTLLNSIMGYIKTSSGEILVDKKPLSMYNTEWLINYTLQKAHVFSNTYENNITMFGSYSDLSEQTLDNIGLSSKIVNKIKHQKNASNLSGGEKQILSYIRARNSNTPILLMDEPFSAVDQKSKQLLMKDIASLHDKTIIMITHDLDESLLYFDEVVDMGKLLLASS